One segment of Chionomys nivalis chromosome 1, mChiNiv1.1, whole genome shotgun sequence DNA contains the following:
- the Bid gene encoding BH3-interacting domain death agonist has protein sequence MDSQVSNGSGLEAEHITNLLVFGFLQNSKYNFNQELEALSQELPVQVYLDADFEDELQTDGSRVSRSFYHGRIQPDSESQESAIQNIARRLAQVGDEMDHRIQPTLVRQLAEQFMNAGLSEEDRRNCLARALDEMKTAFPRDMENEKAMLIMTLLLARNVANHAPSLLHDVFRTTVTFINQNLFTYVRNLLRNEMD, from the exons ATGGACTCTCAG GTCAGCAATGGCTCAGGCCTGGAAGCTGAGCACATCACAAACCTGCTGGTGTTTGGCTTTCTCCAAAACTCCAAGTATAATTTCAATCAAGAACTGGAGGCACTAAGTCAGGAACTGCCCGTGCAAGTTTACCTGGATGCAGACTTTGAGGATGAGCTGCAGACTGATGGTAGCCGAGTCAGCCGCTCCTTCTACCATGGAAGAATACAGCCAG ACTCTGAAAGTCAGGAGTCAGCCATCCAGAACATTGCCCGACGTCTTGCCCAGGTCGGCGATGAGATGGACCACAGAATCCAGCCCACACTGGTGAGGCAGCTGGCAGAGCAGTTCATGAACGCCGGCCTGTCAGAGGAG GACAGACGGAACTGCCTGGCCAGAGCCCTGGATGAGATGAAGACGGCTTTCCCTAGAGACATGGAGAATGAAAAGGCCATGCTGATAATGACCTTGCTATTGGCCAGAAATGTGGCCAATCATGCACCATCCTTACTCCATGATGTCTTCCGCACGACAGTGACCTTTATTAACCAGAATTTATTCACCTATGTGAGGAACTTGCTTAGAAAT